TTTTTGCTTTAAATCCAAAAATCTTATCATAATCTTCTATATGTGTAGAAAAGTTATCAATTCCGTTTTGCTCCATAATAAAGACAACAATACCACTAGAAATCTCTCCTGATGATTTACCACCATAAACACCATCTGTTTCAACTCCCCTCTTTATTAGCCAGTCTACTTCAGGACACGTAGATTCAAAAAGATCCCTTAATCCCTCATGGGATCTAACAAGGTATCGCCCTAGAAGATCAATATTACCATTTGAAACAACCTGCTTTATATCAAGAGACCTTTTTATCTCTTCAACTATAAATATGGCCTTTCTTTTTATACGTTCAGGAATATCGATACAACTTCTAATCTCCTCTACCCTATAATTTCTTAAGGAGTGATTGTTTTTACCCTTAGATAGTTTTGAGGCTAACTCATAAAGTCCATCCCTATCATCAATATAATCCATCTCTACATCTGCATTACTAACACCTGGATCTAATAGGACAACCCTATCTATAAGAGAGTCTAATTTTAGACTCTCATAATCTAGTGTAGCAGCATCAAAACAGAAGAGACTATTCTTATTGTTAAAAAACATTGTTAAAGCATCATCTAAACCCGCATATAAACCCATAAAAACAGATTCTGAAAATCTGGTAGACTCTACTAAGTTAAGCCAAGAGAGATCAAGATTATATAGTTTTTTTAAACAGCAGGCTGTAGCTAAACACATAGCAGTTGAAGATCCAAGACCTATCTTCTCTGGTATATCACTAAGAATAGTGATATTCATTCCACTTAGGGGTGTGCCTGTCTGTATAATTGACATAATTACGCCTTTTATATAGTTAGACCAGCGATCTTCCCTTTTATTTTTAATATTTGAAATTGAGGTTTTTTTTCTCTCATTATAATTTACAGAGTAAAATCTTACTGAGTTATCATCCCTTTTTGAGATTGCTACTTGGCAGTACAAATTTATAGCAGATGATATAATAACTCCATCGTTGTACTCTGTATGCTCACCGGATAGAGTTATCTTTCCTGGGCATGAATAAAATACTCCAGGTTTATGTCCATATTCTTCTTTATGTTTCAATTCAATTTCAGTCACTCACATCTCCATCTAAGAACCATACATTTTAATAGTAAATGAAAAATTGTAAGAAAACAATAAAAAAAAAGAGACGTATAAACGCCTCTTTTTGATACATAATGAATTGATATTTATTTAACCTTGTATCTCTTGTTAAATTTCTCAATTCTACCAGCAGTATCCACAAGCTTTTGTGTTCCTGTGTAGAATGGGTGACAAGCTGAACAGATGTCCATTTTAATATCACCAACAGTCGTTCTAGTTTCGATTACGTTTCCACATACACAAATGCATTTTGCTGATTCGTACTTTGGATGTATATCTTTTTTCACAATTCCCTCCTAAGGTTATAAAAGACCACGAATTAACTATTCATAGATCTTAAAAACGCCTCATTATTCTTTGTTTTTTTCATTTTATCAACTATGAGCTCAGTAATTGCTAAATCATCCATTGGAGCAATAGCATTTCTAAGTATACCCATCTTATTGGATTCTTCGGAAGTTAGCAATAGGTCTTCTCTTCTTGTCCCTGATTTTTTTACATTTATGGCTGGGAATAGACGTTTATCAGAGAGTTTTCTATCTAGATGAACTTCCATATTCCCTGTACCTTTAAACTCTTCAAATATAACCTCATCCATTTTACTTCCAGTTTCGATAAGTGCAGTAGATACAATAGTAAGGCTTCCACCCTCTTCAATATTTCTAGCAGCTCCAAAAAATCTTTTAGGTTTATGAAGAGCATTTGAATCAACACCACCGGAAAGTATTTTACC
Above is a genomic segment from Thiospirochaeta perfilievii containing:
- the rpmE gene encoding 50S ribosomal protein L31, with amino-acid sequence MKKDIHPKYESAKCICVCGNVIETRTTVGDIKMDICSACHPFYTGTQKLVDTAGRIEKFNKRYKVK
- a CDS encoding galactokinase — protein: MTEIELKHKEEYGHKPGVFYSCPGKITLSGEHTEYNDGVIISSAINLYCQVAISKRDDNSVRFYSVNYNERKKTSISNIKNKREDRWSNYIKGVIMSIIQTGTPLSGMNITILSDIPEKIGLGSSTAMCLATACCLKKLYNLDLSWLNLVESTRFSESVFMGLYAGLDDALTMFFNNKNSLFCFDAATLDYESLKLDSLIDRVVLLDPGVSNADVEMDYIDDRDGLYELASKLSKGKNNHSLRNYRVEEIRSCIDIPERIKRKAIFIVEEIKRSLDIKQVVSNGNIDLLGRYLVRSHEGLRDLFESTCPEVDWLIKRGVETDGVYGGKSSGEISSGIVVFIMEQNGIDNFSTHIEDYDKIFGFKAKIMSIKLCNGMSKNYPEINS